A window of the Acidimicrobiales bacterium genome harbors these coding sequences:
- a CDS encoding TetR/AcrR family transcriptional regulator translates to MTGYVATVSGSAPSTHDRVSEAALLRFADQGVAATSLDDLARSIGVTKQTVLYHFGSKDGLVRAVAQRGANELAGVLGDAAAHSEPGWDRVESIVRAAFGLAVQRPELLSLMREVSRLGAPVSEVVLADLQPLIDRALGSLSEGMAAGVFKTADPRLLLVSAYAAVAGVVTDPEALRAVGLELDVRVAARLRRTVLDFLAASLLPTR, encoded by the coding sequence GTGACCGGCTACGTTGCCACCGTGAGCGGTTCGGCGCCCAGCACCCACGATCGAGTCAGCGAGGCGGCACTGCTCCGTTTCGCCGACCAAGGGGTCGCCGCCACGTCGCTCGACGATCTTGCTCGCTCGATCGGGGTGACGAAGCAGACCGTGCTCTACCACTTCGGCTCGAAGGACGGCCTGGTTCGAGCGGTCGCTCAGCGGGGTGCCAACGAGCTGGCCGGCGTGCTGGGTGACGCCGCCGCTCACAGCGAGCCCGGTTGGGATCGGGTGGAGTCGATCGTTCGTGCCGCGTTCGGGCTGGCGGTCCAGCGACCCGAGCTGTTGTCGCTCATGCGCGAGGTCAGCCGGCTCGGCGCCCCCGTCTCGGAAGTGGTGCTCGCCGACCTGCAGCCGTTGATCGACCGCGCGCTCGGCTCGTTGTCGGAGGGAATGGCCGCCGGGGTGTTCAAGACGGCCGATCCCCGTCTCCTGCTCGTGTCGGCGTACGCCGCCGTGGCCGGAGTGGTCACCGACCCCGAGGCACTGCGGGCGGTCGGGCTCGAACTCGACGTGCGCGTGGCCGCCCGCCTCCGGCGCACCGTCCTCGACTTCCTTGCTGCGTCGTTGTTGCCGACCCGCTGA
- a CDS encoding LLM class F420-dependent oxidoreductase has translation MAPMHLGLFGINVGAAADPAVMVAVARHAEAAGYESVWTGEHLVLPDPQAPPSPSAPEVPFVDSTNALAYLAAVTSTIKLGTGIIILPQRQPTVLAKSLASVDHLSGGRLLFGLGVGYLEPEMSACGVPLAGRGERSDEYLAAMRTLWSGDAVSFDGEYVSFESVTANPKPVQESIHTVVGGHSDRARRRAIELAHGWYGFMRDPATAADDIAALRRLADTVERPSELGRLEISITPRTRLTPEDLEAYADLGVDRLILQPGGHRGGDELAAFVDANAPSNW, from the coding sequence ATGGCACCGATGCATCTGGGACTGTTCGGGATCAACGTGGGGGCGGCGGCCGATCCGGCCGTGATGGTGGCGGTGGCCCGCCATGCCGAGGCGGCCGGCTACGAGTCGGTGTGGACGGGCGAGCATCTCGTGCTGCCTGATCCCCAGGCACCGCCATCGCCGTCGGCGCCCGAGGTGCCGTTCGTGGACTCGACCAACGCACTCGCCTACCTGGCGGCCGTGACGAGCACCATCAAGCTCGGCACCGGGATCATCATCCTCCCGCAACGGCAGCCGACCGTGCTGGCCAAGAGCCTGGCGAGTGTCGACCACCTCTCGGGCGGGCGGCTCCTGTTCGGTCTGGGTGTCGGCTACCTCGAGCCCGAGATGAGCGCCTGCGGTGTGCCGTTGGCCGGGCGAGGTGAGCGCTCCGACGAGTACCTCGCGGCGATGCGCACGCTCTGGTCAGGCGACGCCGTCAGCTTCGACGGCGAGTACGTCTCGTTCGAGTCGGTGACGGCGAACCCGAAGCCGGTGCAGGAGTCGATCCACACGGTCGTGGGTGGTCACAGCGATCGAGCGCGGCGTCGGGCCATCGAGCTCGCACACGGCTGGTACGGCTTCATGCGAGACCCGGCGACGGCCGCCGACGACATCGCCGCGCTGCGAAGGTTGGCCGACACGGTCGAACGCCCGAGCGAACTGGGTCGACTCGAGATCAGCATCACACCGCGTACTCGCCTCACACCGGAAGATCTCGAGGCGTATGCCGACCTCGGTGTCGACCGTTTGATCCTCCAGCCGGGTGGCCATCGCGGCGGCGACGAGCTTGCTGCGTTCGTCGATGCGAACGCACCGTCGAACTGGTGA
- a CDS encoding D-alanine--D-alanine ligase family protein: MPSSAESSNDLPIRLIVIFGGESAEHDVSCSTAVHVLAATDKDRYDIQTIGIDRTGGWVVAEEAMAILADGARPLPERLTAEGPATSLVPAVSSAQPGQQIVVLPLLHGPLGEDGTIQGMLELANVPYVGAGVLGSALTMDKAKAKEVLRATGVPQTRWMTLYEPDFDGDLSPLVEELGLPMFVKPANMGSSVGVTKAHDRAELAAALELSFRYDEWVVVEEAVTAREIEFALLGNTVVECSVGGEIIPGAEFYSYDDKYADGIATDVIPADIPADDMLAMQQLAEIAYRALRVEGLARADFLYEDGGRGPLLNELNTMPGFTPISMYPKLWAASGLAYPDLIDRLVELALERHARRSAKRVTTH, encoded by the coding sequence GTGCCTTCCTCCGCCGAGTCCTCGAACGACCTCCCGATCCGACTCATCGTCATCTTCGGCGGCGAGTCGGCCGAGCACGACGTCTCGTGCTCGACGGCGGTGCACGTGCTAGCTGCCACCGACAAGGATCGTTACGACATCCAGACGATCGGAATCGACCGCACCGGCGGGTGGGTCGTTGCCGAGGAGGCCATGGCGATCCTGGCCGACGGCGCTCGACCGCTCCCCGAACGACTGACCGCCGAGGGACCGGCCACCTCGCTCGTGCCCGCCGTTTCCTCCGCCCAACCCGGGCAGCAGATCGTTGTGCTGCCGCTGCTCCACGGGCCGCTCGGCGAGGACGGCACCATCCAAGGCATGCTCGAGCTGGCGAACGTGCCGTACGTCGGCGCCGGTGTCCTGGGCTCGGCTCTCACCATGGACAAGGCCAAGGCCAAGGAGGTCCTCCGGGCGACCGGCGTACCGCAGACTCGCTGGATGACCCTCTACGAACCCGACTTCGATGGCGATCTCTCGCCGCTCGTCGAGGAGCTCGGGCTCCCGATGTTCGTGAAACCGGCGAACATGGGGTCGTCGGTCGGCGTGACCAAGGCCCACGATCGCGCCGAACTCGCGGCGGCATTGGAACTGTCGTTCCGCTACGACGAGTGGGTTGTGGTCGAGGAAGCGGTCACCGCTCGCGAGATCGAGTTCGCGCTCCTCGGCAACACCGTCGTCGAGTGCTCGGTCGGCGGTGAGATCATCCCGGGCGCGGAGTTCTACAGCTACGACGACAAGTACGCCGACGGCATCGCCACCGACGTCATCCCCGCCGACATCCCCGCCGACGACATGCTCGCCATGCAGCAACTGGCCGAGATCGCCTACCGAGCACTTCGGGTCGAGGGCCTTGCCCGCGCTGACTTCCTCTACGAAGACGGCGGCCGGGGGCCGCTCCTGAACGAGCTCAACACGATGCCAGGTTTCACGCCGATCTCGATGTACCCGAAACTGTGGGCGGCGTCAGGTCTCGCCTACCCCGACCTCATCGATCGCCTGGTCGAGCTCGCGCTCGAACGCCACGCCCGCCGCAGCGCCAAGCGGGTCACCACCCACTGA
- a CDS encoding ABC transporter ATP-binding protein, translating to MAAIVEVHGLRKVYSRRRDDDVVAVENLDLTLGHPGTVHGFLGPNGSGKTTTIRCLLGLIRPTAGSVSVFGADSTNAFHTVASRVGAIVENPKLFPPFSGRKNLQLLADMAGLPSSEIDRVLQVVGLADRGKDSFESYSLGMKQRLAIAAALLKNPDLLILDEPANGLDPAGIAEMRVLIRQIANEGKAVLVSSHQLAEIEQVCDQVTIIHHGHLVASGSLDQVRTHAGPDLVVVEIADRDGAIAALQAHGIAARPRPHPNEIVVDIAFDRVAQVTKTLADAGRYLTGLRTEKATLEAAFLNLTGGPPPPPGGPTDSPPPAVPPTSPPIAPPAQAPTFEGGQPS from the coding sequence ATGGCTGCCATCGTCGAGGTCCACGGTCTCCGTAAGGTCTACTCCCGTCGCCGGGACGACGACGTGGTTGCGGTCGAGAACCTCGACCTCACGCTCGGTCATCCCGGTACGGTCCACGGCTTCCTCGGCCCCAACGGATCGGGCAAGACCACCACGATCCGGTGCCTGCTCGGCCTCATCCGACCGACCGCCGGGTCGGTGAGCGTCTTCGGTGCCGATTCAACCAACGCGTTCCACACCGTTGCGTCCCGCGTCGGAGCGATCGTCGAGAACCCAAAGCTCTTTCCTCCGTTCAGCGGCCGCAAGAACCTGCAGTTGCTCGCCGACATGGCAGGCCTCCCGTCGAGCGAGATCGACCGCGTGCTCCAGGTCGTCGGACTCGCCGATCGGGGCAAGGACTCCTTCGAGAGCTACTCGCTCGGCATGAAGCAGCGTCTCGCCATCGCCGCTGCCCTGCTCAAGAACCCCGATCTGCTGATCCTCGACGAACCGGCCAACGGTCTCGATCCCGCCGGTATCGCCGAGATGCGGGTGCTGATCCGCCAGATCGCCAACGAGGGCAAGGCGGTGCTGGTGTCCAGCCACCAGTTGGCCGAGATCGAGCAGGTCTGTGATCAGGTCACGATCATCCATCATGGACACCTCGTCGCCTCCGGCTCGCTCGACCAGGTCCGTACCCACGCTGGCCCCGATCTCGTCGTTGTCGAGATCGCCGACCGCGACGGCGCGATCGCTGCCCTTCAGGCCCATGGCATTGCGGCTCGTCCCCGGCCCCACCCGAACGAGATCGTGGTCGACATCGCGTTCGATCGCGTCGCCCAGGTCACCAAGACCCTTGCCGATGCCGGGCGCTACCTGACCGGACTCCGTACCGAGAAGGCCACCCTCGAAGCGGCGTTCCTGAACCTCACTGGCGGGCCGCCGCCGCCACCGGGCGGTCCGACCGACTCGCCACCGCCCGCTGTGCCACCGACGTCGCCGCCCATCGCCCCGCCGGCCCAGGCCCCGACATTCGAAGGTGGCCAACCGTCATGA
- the murF gene encoding UDP-N-acetylmuramoyl-tripeptide--D-alanyl-D-alanine ligase, translating to MAFSTDTRTIEPGDTYVAIRGERFDGHDFVEQAVERGASTVIVERASVDAGLAAPVGVEMVVVDDTVGHLTALASERVRRAGADVVAITGSVGKTTTKGAIVAVLRQSFPVVYAHGNLNTPLGLSLTVLNADVLDQAATVKIVMEMGARLVGDIRELVSLFPPTVSVVTNVKPVHLETFGSIEAIEHEKGELIAGLRSDGTGVLNADDPRVAAMAVRTTARCVTFGRSETADIGPGAVTVPLPILGDHAVMTAMSAIAVGRSLGMDDTAIGRGLSAIVPEPGRLVRLRGRSGSTLVDDTYNASPDATIASLDVLASLPATRRIAYLGDMLELGPDEISEHTRVLLHAVAVADEVIVVGPRMEKAAEDLSVDRYADSTLAAAAIASDPTLAPRAGDAILVKGSQGIRMERVSEALLDPEVDPAEVLPRQAASWKAK from the coding sequence ATGGCGTTCTCCACCGACACCCGCACGATCGAGCCTGGCGACACCTACGTCGCCATCCGCGGCGAACGTTTCGACGGGCACGACTTCGTCGAGCAGGCGGTCGAGCGTGGCGCCTCGACGGTGATCGTCGAGCGGGCGTCGGTCGACGCCGGTCTTGCGGCGCCGGTTGGCGTGGAGATGGTCGTGGTCGACGACACGGTCGGTCATCTCACGGCGCTGGCGAGTGAGCGAGTGCGGCGGGCGGGCGCCGACGTGGTGGCGATCACGGGGTCGGTAGGCAAGACGACCACCAAGGGGGCGATCGTCGCAGTCCTGCGGCAGTCCTTTCCCGTTGTCTATGCCCACGGCAATCTGAACACCCCATTGGGCCTGTCGCTCACCGTGCTGAATGCCGACGTGCTCGATCAGGCCGCGACCGTGAAGATCGTGATGGAGATGGGCGCCCGGCTGGTCGGCGACATTCGCGAGTTGGTGTCGCTGTTCCCGCCAACCGTCTCGGTCGTCACCAACGTGAAGCCGGTGCATCTCGAAACCTTCGGTTCGATCGAGGCGATCGAGCACGAGAAGGGCGAGCTGATCGCCGGCCTGCGGAGCGACGGCACGGGCGTGCTGAACGCCGATGACCCACGAGTGGCGGCGATGGCGGTCCGAACGACGGCACGATGCGTGACCTTCGGTCGTTCCGAGACGGCCGACATCGGCCCGGGCGCCGTCACCGTGCCGTTGCCGATCCTGGGTGATCACGCAGTGATGACGGCGATGTCGGCCATCGCCGTCGGCCGGTCGTTGGGCATGGACGACACAGCCATCGGCCGGGGCCTGTCGGCCATCGTCCCGGAACCGGGTCGACTCGTTCGGCTGCGCGGGCGGTCGGGGTCGACGCTGGTCGACGACACCTACAACGCCTCACCCGATGCCACGATCGCGTCGCTCGACGTGCTGGCCTCGTTGCCCGCCACTCGTCGGATCGCATACTTGGGCGACATGCTCGAACTTGGACCCGACGAGATCAGCGAGCACACACGCGTGCTGCTCCACGCCGTCGCCGTCGCCGATGAGGTCATCGTGGTCGGACCTCGCATGGAAAAGGCGGCGGAAGACCTATCGGTCGACCGATACGCCGATTCGACCCTCGCCGCGGCTGCCATCGCATCGGATCCGACCCTCGCGCCACGCGCCGGCGACGCCATCTTGGTGAAGGGATCGCAGGGGATCCGCATGGAACGAGTGTCGGAAGCCCTCCTCGACCCCGAGGTCGATCCTGCCGAGGTGCTGCCGCGCCAGGCGGCGAGCTGGAAGGCGAAGTAG